Proteins encoded within one genomic window of Tolypothrix bouteillei VB521301:
- a CDS encoding sensor histidine kinase, giving the protein MFFLRFSKSTIRTRLTAWYIVLLGCTLVLFSTYLYIQLESSLLGQLDTALQVAASETFAEVIEMSGHPAFKITNHSETITHQLANAGFAVRLISPKGDVWDGIGSYQVVPSTRHIKAGYTNVTEHNRIWRVYTKPLPLSPTSGWLQVAQSLEPISKASEHLLTLMVFSCPLILLVAAFGGLFLAERALRPIDRIIRTAQAIGPGDFTQRIGYRGSMDEVGRLAITIDKMLDRLQAAFEHERRFTADASHELRTPLTVIKGRLGVTLSRSRTVEEYESTLRELQREVDRLIRLANGLLFLTRLDQSESEYQLSWTNIDLSDLLEVLIEQIQPLAEIKNITISVAINSSLHIAGNSDHLTSLFLNLLDNAIKYTPYEGQVTVRAFQDRGQATVTVTNTGKGIEAEHLPHLFERFYRAESDRSRSTGGSGLGLAIAHEIVRLHRGTLHVTSQPERLTTFTVQLPF; this is encoded by the coding sequence ATGTTTTTTTTACGATTTAGTAAAAGTACGATTAGGACACGTCTAACAGCGTGGTACATAGTACTTTTGGGCTGTACGCTGGTACTTTTTAGCACTTACCTATATATTCAATTAGAAAGTAGTTTACTCGGTCAACTAGATACAGCTTTGCAGGTTGCTGCTTCTGAAACCTTTGCTGAAGTTATCGAAATGAGCGGTCATCCTGCTTTTAAGATAACAAACCACTCAGAAACAATTACCCATCAGCTAGCGAATGCTGGCTTTGCCGTGCGGTTAATTTCACCTAAGGGTGACGTATGGGATGGCATTGGTAGCTATCAAGTTGTACCATCAACCAGGCATATAAAAGCAGGGTACACTAACGTAACCGAACATAATAGAATTTGGCGAGTTTACACTAAACCATTACCTTTATCCCCAACATCTGGTTGGTTGCAAGTTGCTCAATCTCTTGAACCAATTTCTAAAGCATCAGAACATCTGCTGACTTTGATGGTTTTTAGTTGTCCTTTAATTCTCTTAGTGGCTGCATTTGGAGGATTATTTTTGGCTGAACGGGCGTTACGTCCTATCGATCGCATTATCCGCACCGCACAAGCCATCGGTCCTGGTGATTTTACCCAACGGATTGGTTATCGAGGTTCCATGGATGAAGTCGGACGATTAGCTATCACCATAGATAAGATGTTAGATCGCTTGCAAGCGGCTTTTGAGCATGAAAGACGATTTACCGCTGATGCATCCCACGAGTTACGCACGCCTCTAACAGTGATTAAAGGACGACTTGGTGTGACTTTGAGTCGATCGCGGACTGTTGAAGAATATGAGAGTACCTTGCGAGAATTACAACGGGAAGTCGATCGCTTGATTCGGCTTGCTAATGGATTGCTTTTTCTGACTCGTTTGGATCAAAGCGAATCTGAATACCAATTGAGTTGGACAAATATTGATTTGAGCGACCTATTAGAAGTCCTGATAGAACAAATTCAGCCTTTAGCGGAAATTAAGAATATTACAATAAGTGTTGCTATAAACTCCTCACTTCACATTGCTGGTAACTCCGACCACTTAACGAGCCTGTTTTTAAATTTATTGGATAATGCCATTAAGTACACTCCTTATGAAGGTCAAGTAACGGTAAGAGCATTTCAAGATAGGGGACAGGCTACAGTGACAGTGACTAATACGGGTAAGGGAATCGAAGCAGAACACTTACCCCATTTGTTTGAGCGTTTCTATCGTGCTGAGAGCGATCGTTCCCGCAGTACGGGTGGATCGGGATTGGGGCTGGCGATCGCCCATGAAATTGTTCGCTTGCATCGCGGTACTCTTCATGTCACAAGTCAGCCCGAGCGACTAACGACTTTCACCGTACAATTGCCATTTTAA